A single window of Falco rusticolus isolate bFalRus1 chromosome 6, bFalRus1.pri, whole genome shotgun sequence DNA harbors:
- the MRPL19 gene encoding LOW QUALITY PROTEIN: 39S ribosomal protein L19, mitochondrial (The sequence of the model RefSeq protein was modified relative to this genomic sequence to represent the inferred CDS: deleted 1 base in 1 codon): MAAACGRLVPRSAAAGLPARCFSFSGYRSNSDGKPAKFQPPPKPIIIDKQKQRVERRFLSPEFIPPRGRTDPLKYYIERKDMIQRRKVFSIPEFYVGSILAVTTADPYASGKVNRFVGICIQRGGKGLGATFVLRNVIEDQGVEIRYELYSPRIQAIEVLKLEKRLDDNLLYLRDALPEYSTFDMNMKPVSHLEHEEIPVNKLQVRMKPKPWSKRWERPKYNVKGIKFELPEKKMQEAQKWSQPWLEFDMLREYDTSKIEEKIWREVSEELKK; the protein is encoded by the exons ATGGCAGCCGCCTGCGGGAGGCTGGTGCCGCGCAGTGCCGCGGCGGGCCTGCCTGCCA ggtgtttttctttctcGGGGTATCGAAGTAACAGCGATGGAAAGCCAGCAAAATTTCAGCCGCCTCCAAAGCCCATCATTATTgacaagcagaagcagagagtgGAGAGGAG GTTCCTGAGCCCTGAATTTATACCTCCCAGAGGGAGAACGGATCCTCTTAAATACTATATAGAAAGAAAGGATAtgatacagagaagaaaagtctTCAGCATCCCAGAGTTCTATGTTG GCAGCATACTTGCTGTTACTACTGCAGATCCATATGCCAGTGGCAAAGTCAACCGGTTTGTGGGCATCTGCAttcagagaggaggaaaaggactTGGCGCTACCTTTGTCCTTCGAAATGTTATAGAAGACCAAG GTGTTGAAATACGTTATGAACTATACAGTCCTCGAATCCAAGCGATTGAGGTTCTGAAGCTGGAAAAGAGACTGGATGACAACCTGCTGTACCTGCGAGATGCCCTCCCTGAATACAGTACTTTCGACATGAATATGAAACCTGTGTCTCATTTAGAGCATGAAGAAATTCCTGTAAACAAG CTGCAGGTACGAATGAAACCTAAACCATGGTCAAAACGGTGGGAAAGACCAAAATACAATGTAAAAGGAATAAAGTTTGagctacctgaa aaaaaaatgcaagaagcaCAGAAGTGGAGCCAGCCATGGCTAGAGTTTGATATGCTGCGAGAATATGATACTTcaaaaatagaggaaaaaatttGGAGAGAAGTGAGTGAAGAACTTAAAAAATGA